Sequence from the Plasmodium yoelii strain 17X genome assembly, chromosome: 10 genome:
attttttatgtaccaTTAATAAACTTTTCATAGGGTTTTTTGTTATGATTGAAATCCCAGAGTTTCTTTAATACGTTAGAGtactaatgaaaaaaaatatgaatatgtataataattattatttaatttgaagttatttttatatgttaaatattGTTTGGTATTTGATACGTTAGAGGCAGATGGGATCGTAAGATGAAATCTTCCAATATccatatttccaattttctTAGAATATATAGTTTTGTCTCCATCTTCTGTATAATAGGCCGAATAATCGTCTATACCAGTCTCAGAAAGCTTTATTAAAAGTTCTGAATCATCTGTTGCATGATTCATTGCTAATAAAGCTTCATCAATATCTTCACATACCAAGTTTGGGAATTCCTCAAATCTTGGATTCGAAATATTATTGGTGAAAGTGAGATTATTTTAATGggtaaaaaaagagaaagaaatgaatttataaatgaGATTTAGAATATTTAATGATTATGGAGGTGTTCGAcgaatatgtatatatttttcgatATTTTCATACATTGTTTTTTGGCGTGAGGGGTTGGTCTTAATAGTAACATCTACATCATGTTCGCTTGCAAATGCTACATTTTGCGTATATCCTGCGA
This genomic interval carries:
- a CDS encoding fam-a protein; translation: MNKGYIKITLALLSLAGYTQNVAFASEHDVDVTIKTNPSRQKTIFEEFPNLVCEDIDEALLAMNHATDDSELLIKLSETGIDDYSAYYTEDGDKTIYSKKIGNMDIGRFHLTIPSASNYSNVLKKLWDFNHNKKPYEKFINGNLVRVYCKYLIMVEKLNTDSNYTPLTKKYALAAKVKVREFFSIIHIIIHIIH